A region from the Felis catus isolate Fca126 chromosome F1, F.catus_Fca126_mat1.0, whole genome shotgun sequence genome encodes:
- the LOC105259666 gene encoding T-cell surface glycoprotein CD1a-like isoform X2, with the protein MLLLQLVLLTVLVPGGDTDDDFQEPVSFRTILTTSFYNHSWTQNLGSSWLDELQTHGWDSKTGAFSFLRPWSRSNFSNEELMEEEKSFYTFSIRLPLIFQDHVSEWQLEYPFQVQVAVGCGLHVGERSLGFMKIAYEGSDLMSFQNMSWWPSPKGGRRAQQVSKLFNQEHVDNLQLQACINEVCPRFLLGLLDAGKEDLQRQVRPEAWLSTGPSPSPGRLLLVCHVSGFYPKPVWVTWMRGEEEHQGPRRGDILPHADGTWYLQTSLDVEAREAAGLSCRVRHSSLGGQDMVLYWGNHTGDLSALASLWREVPAAQDQDVPKPSSDDGLASLCVQLLSFLSAQ; encoded by the exons ATGCTGTTGTTGCAACTGGTCTTGCTCACGGTTCTCGTCCCAGGTGGTGACACTGACGACG ATTTCCAGGAGCCAGTCTCTTTTCGAACCATCTTGACAACATCCTTTTACAACCATTCCTGGACACAAAATCTGGGCTCATCTTGGCTGGATGAACTGCAGACTCATGGCTGGGACAGCAAGACGGGCGCTTTCAGTTTTCTGCGGCCCTGGTCCAGGAGCAACTTCAGCAATGAGGAGCTAATGgaagaagaaaagtcattttataCATTCTCCATCAGACTTCCTCTGATCTTTCAGGACCATGTCAGTGAATGGCAGCTTGAAT ATCCCTTTCAGGTACAGGTGGCAGTAGGCTGTGGGCTACATGTTGGGGAACGGTCACTAGGCTTCATGAAGATTGCATATGAAGGATCAGATCTCATGAGCTTCCAGAACATGTCATGGTGGCCATCtccaaagggaggaaggagggctcaGCAGGTCTCCAAACTATTCAATCAGGAACATGTGGACAACTTACAGCTACAAGCATGTATTAATGAGGTCTGCCCCCGTTTCCTCTTGGGTCTTCTTGATGCAGGAAAGGAAGATCTTCAGCGACAAG TGAGGCCAGAAGCCTGGCTGTCCACTGGCCCCAGTCCCAGTCCTGGTCGTCTGCTCCTCGTGTGCCACGTCTCTGGCTTCTACCCAAAGCCAGTATGGGTGACGTGGATGCGGGGTGAGGAGGAGCACCAGGGACCCCGGCGAGGTGACATCTTGCCCCATGCTGATGGGACATGGTATCTTCAGACGTCCTTGGACGTGGAAGCCAGAGAGGCAGCTGGCCTGTCTTGCCGAGTGAGACACAGCAGTCTAGGAGGCCAGGACATGGTCCTCTACTGGG GAAATCACACTGGAGACCTCAGTGCACTGGCCTCCCTTTGGAGAGAGGTCCCAGCAGCCCAGGACCAGGACGTCCCTAAACCCAGCTCAGATGATGGACTTGCAAGTCTCTGTGTGcagcttttgtcttttctttctgctcagtGA
- the LOC105259666 gene encoding T-cell surface glycoprotein CD1a-like isoform X1, translating to MLLLQLVLLTVLVPGGDTDDDFQEPVSFRTILTTSFYNHSWTQNLGSSWLDELQTHGWDSKTGAFSFLRPWSRSNFSNEELMEEEKSFYTFSIRLPLIFQDHVSEWQLEYPFQVQVAVGCGLHVGERSLGFMKIAYEGSDLMSFQNMSWWPSPKGGRRAQQVSKLFNQEHVDNLQLQACINEVCPRFLLGLLDAGKEDLQRQVRPEAWLSTGPSPSPGRLLLVCHVSGFYPKPVWVTWMRGEEEHQGPRRGDILPHADGTWYLQTSLDVEAREAAGLSCRVRHSSLGGQDMVLYWEQHRPVGLVLLAVVVPLVLLAGLVFWLWKRWKSHWRPQCTGLPLERGPSSPGPGRP from the exons ATGCTGTTGTTGCAACTGGTCTTGCTCACGGTTCTCGTCCCAGGTGGTGACACTGACGACG ATTTCCAGGAGCCAGTCTCTTTTCGAACCATCTTGACAACATCCTTTTACAACCATTCCTGGACACAAAATCTGGGCTCATCTTGGCTGGATGAACTGCAGACTCATGGCTGGGACAGCAAGACGGGCGCTTTCAGTTTTCTGCGGCCCTGGTCCAGGAGCAACTTCAGCAATGAGGAGCTAATGgaagaagaaaagtcattttataCATTCTCCATCAGACTTCCTCTGATCTTTCAGGACCATGTCAGTGAATGGCAGCTTGAAT ATCCCTTTCAGGTACAGGTGGCAGTAGGCTGTGGGCTACATGTTGGGGAACGGTCACTAGGCTTCATGAAGATTGCATATGAAGGATCAGATCTCATGAGCTTCCAGAACATGTCATGGTGGCCATCtccaaagggaggaaggagggctcaGCAGGTCTCCAAACTATTCAATCAGGAACATGTGGACAACTTACAGCTACAAGCATGTATTAATGAGGTCTGCCCCCGTTTCCTCTTGGGTCTTCTTGATGCAGGAAAGGAAGATCTTCAGCGACAAG TGAGGCCAGAAGCCTGGCTGTCCACTGGCCCCAGTCCCAGTCCTGGTCGTCTGCTCCTCGTGTGCCACGTCTCTGGCTTCTACCCAAAGCCAGTATGGGTGACGTGGATGCGGGGTGAGGAGGAGCACCAGGGACCCCGGCGAGGTGACATCTTGCCCCATGCTGATGGGACATGGTATCTTCAGACGTCCTTGGACGTGGAAGCCAGAGAGGCAGCTGGCCTGTCTTGCCGAGTGAGACACAGCAGTCTAGGAGGCCAGGACATGGTCCTCTACTGGG AGCAGCACCGCCCCGTGGGCTTGGTCCTCCTGGCGGTGGTCGTGCCCCTGGTGCTTCTGGCAGGTCTTGTGTTCTGGCTCTGGAAGCGCTG GAAATCACACTGGAGACCTCAGTGCACTGGCCTCCCTTTGGAGAGAGGTCCCAGCAGCCCAGGACCAGGACGTCCCTAA